The Nitrospira tepida genome includes a window with the following:
- the cynS gene encoding cyanase has product MDKETVRNTIKDKRMKKNVTIAEIAKTVGKNPTFVAAALNGNHRFTLDEAKKVGALLDLDGATTEALSKFPVRTDYPNTTDPFKYRLLEIIGVYGDSLREQANEMFGDGIMSAIDFSIDMEKVTGSQGEARCKITLNGKWLEYKTF; this is encoded by the coding sequence ATGGACAAGGAGACGGTGCGCAATACGATCAAAGACAAGCGGATGAAGAAGAACGTGACGATCGCCGAAATCGCCAAGACGGTCGGGAAGAACCCGACCTTTGTGGCGGCGGCGCTGAACGGCAATCATCGGTTCACGCTCGACGAAGCCAAGAAAGTCGGCGCGCTGTTGGATCTCGATGGCGCGACCACGGAGGCCCTGAGCAAATTTCCGGTCCGGACCGACTATCCGAACACCACGGACCCCTTCAAATACCGATTGTTGGAAATCATCGGCGTGTACGGCGATTCCCTGCGGGAACAGGCCAACGAGATGTTCGGCGATGGGATCATGAGCGCGATCGACTTCTCCATTGATATGGAAAAGGTGACCGGCAGCCAGGGAGAGGCCCGCTGCAAGATCACGCTCAATGGCAAATGGCTGGAGTACAAGACCTTCTGA
- a CDS encoding ammonium transporter codes for MNEADTAWVLVSSAFVLAMTLPGLALFYGGLVRSKNVLGTIMQTFVVVCLVSLLWMAVGYSLAFGPDTEGLVGNLDWIGLSGVGLAPHAAYGPTIPHQAFMVFQMMFAAITPALITGAFAERMRFSALVLFAGLWSLAIYCPIAHWLWGGGWLARLGALDFAGGAVVHLSSGVSALVCALVLGARQGYGTDYLAPHNLPMVLLATGLLWFGWFGFNAGSALGANETAVIAFTATHIGAAAGALAWLAVEWAHRGTPTVLGIASGAVAGLAMVTPGAGYVGPVSALLIGGVAGALSYWAIMKKGKLGYDDALDVVGIHGVAGVFGMVMTGLLASKGVNASGADGLWSGNLHFFGVQILAVVAVSFFSAAGTLVILKLVDRVVGLRVTAEEERMGLDLSQHNERAYS; via the coding sequence ATCAACGAGGCCGACACCGCATGGGTCCTCGTGTCGTCGGCCTTTGTCTTGGCCATGACCTTGCCGGGGCTGGCGCTGTTCTATGGCGGATTGGTCCGGAGCAAGAACGTGCTGGGGACGATCATGCAGACTTTTGTGGTCGTGTGCCTGGTCAGTCTCTTGTGGATGGCCGTCGGCTACAGCCTGGCGTTCGGTCCCGACACCGAGGGCCTGGTCGGCAATCTGGACTGGATCGGGTTGAGCGGCGTGGGGCTGGCGCCGCATGCGGCCTATGGCCCCACGATCCCGCATCAAGCTTTCATGGTCTTTCAGATGATGTTTGCGGCCATCACGCCGGCCTTGATCACCGGCGCCTTTGCCGAGCGCATGAGATTCAGCGCGCTCGTCCTCTTCGCCGGACTCTGGTCGCTGGCGATCTATTGCCCGATCGCGCACTGGCTGTGGGGCGGCGGATGGCTGGCCCGCTTGGGAGCCTTGGATTTCGCCGGGGGCGCAGTGGTGCACCTCAGCTCGGGCGTGAGCGCGCTGGTGTGCGCGCTCGTCCTCGGAGCGCGTCAGGGTTACGGGACGGATTATCTGGCGCCGCACAATCTTCCGATGGTGCTTCTCGCGACCGGTTTGCTGTGGTTCGGCTGGTTCGGCTTCAACGCGGGCAGCGCCCTGGGCGCGAACGAAACCGCGGTCATCGCCTTTACGGCCACCCATATCGGCGCCGCCGCGGGGGCGCTGGCCTGGCTGGCAGTGGAATGGGCCCATCGCGGAACCCCGACGGTGCTGGGAATCGCAAGCGGCGCGGTGGCCGGGCTGGCGATGGTGACGCCAGGGGCGGGCTACGTCGGCCCGGTTTCAGCGCTGCTGATCGGAGGGGTGGCCGGAGCCCTGTCCTATTGGGCCATCATGAAGAAGGGCAAGCTCGGTTACGACGACGCGCTCGACGTGGTCGGCATCCATGGAGTGGCCGGAGTGTTTGGAATGGTGATGACGGGATTGCTGGCTTCCAAGGGCGTCAACGCATCCGGGGCCGACGGGCTCTGGAGCGGCAACCTGCATTTCTTTGGAGTCCAGATCCTAGCCGTGGTGGCGGTGAGCTTCTTTTCCGCCGCGGGGACGCTGGTCATTTTGAAATTAGTCGATCGGGTGGTCGGCCTGCGCGTGACGGCAGAGGAAGAACGGATGGGGTTGGATCTCAGCCAGCACAACGAGCGTGCCTATTCCTGA
- a CDS encoding ammonium transporter: MTQAAAQTLWSLIATSLATLVVPGVALFYGGMVRRKNVLNTIGMPFSALAVVSLAWLCVGEGLTYGRDGVGSLRPLFHAVMASLALALVAGAIVERVRFLFFLLFGLLWSLLVYGPVVSWLWAGGWLANLASLDFAGGAVVHLSAGVTALVAAVVMGKRRGYGQVEILPNHLPFSFLGAGLMWVGWFGLSAGAGPASMSTVTTAFVAIQLSGAAAGLVWMAAEWLQRDKPTALGMASGVVAGLVAISPGAGYVSPLSAVVIGIGAGGLCYMAVNYVKLILGYDDSLDVFGMHGVGGAWGMVATGLFASTEVNPDGSDGLFYGYPYQFFAQLVAAGAVAAFAAGMTLLLLKGLAFVVSPRVDESAEAMGLDLSQHGEKG; the protein is encoded by the coding sequence ATGACGCAGGCGGCGGCCCAGACCCTCTGGTCGCTGATCGCGACGAGCCTCGCGACCCTGGTCGTCCCGGGCGTGGCCCTGTTTTACGGAGGGATGGTGCGGAGAAAGAACGTGCTCAACACGATCGGCATGCCATTCAGCGCCCTGGCGGTCGTCTCGCTTGCGTGGTTGTGCGTCGGCGAGGGATTGACCTACGGGCGGGATGGGGTCGGATCGCTGCGTCCGCTCTTTCACGCCGTCATGGCATCGCTGGCGCTGGCTCTGGTGGCCGGCGCCATCGTGGAGCGGGTCCGCTTCCTGTTCTTTCTCCTGTTCGGCCTGCTCTGGAGCCTGCTGGTATACGGACCGGTCGTGTCCTGGCTCTGGGCCGGAGGGTGGCTCGCGAACCTGGCCTCGCTGGATTTTGCCGGAGGCGCGGTCGTCCATCTCAGCGCCGGCGTGACCGCCCTGGTCGCGGCCGTCGTCATGGGGAAGCGGCGGGGCTATGGTCAGGTCGAAATCCTGCCCAATCACTTGCCGTTCTCGTTCCTGGGGGCCGGCTTGATGTGGGTCGGCTGGTTCGGCTTGTCCGCCGGAGCGGGACCGGCCTCGATGTCCACCGTAACGACCGCCTTTGTTGCGATCCAACTGTCCGGCGCGGCGGCGGGTCTGGTATGGATGGCGGCGGAATGGCTGCAACGGGATAAACCGACGGCGTTGGGCATGGCCAGCGGGGTCGTGGCCGGTCTGGTGGCCATTTCGCCGGGAGCCGGCTACGTGAGTCCCTTATCCGCCGTCGTCATCGGGATCGGGGCCGGCGGGCTCTGCTACATGGCCGTGAATTACGTCAAGCTCATCCTGGGCTATGACGACTCGCTGGACGTGTTCGGTATGCACGGGGTCGGCGGCGCCTGGGGCATGGTGGCGACGGGCCTGTTCGCGTCGACCGAGGTCAATCCGGACGGAAGCGACGGGCTGTTCTACGGCTATCCCTATCAGTTCTTCGCGCAGTTGGTCGCCGCCGGCGCCGTCGCGGCCTTCGCCGCAGGGATGACCCTGCTCCTGTTGAAGGGCTTGGCGTTCGTGGTCTCGCCGCGCGTGGACGAATCGGCGGAAGCGATGGGATTGGATCTGTCACAACATGGAGAGAAGGGATAG
- a CDS encoding ubiquinol-cytochrome c reductase iron-sulfur subunit — translation MAIIHDDVGRRRFLSQAVMGFGLLFGMGLLGLRFFQFLVPAHRPKRIESVLLGTEESLPLDDAVPMEFGGHKLLVLKTGEGIAAFSRRCTDLGCLVSWDKRREEFVCPCHQGIYDKRGLNIAGPPPRPLDRFDIVKRGGQLYVNIQSA, via the coding sequence ATGGCCATCATTCACGATGATGTGGGGCGGCGGCGATTTTTGAGCCAAGCAGTGATGGGCTTCGGCCTGCTGTTCGGGATGGGTCTACTCGGCCTGAGATTTTTCCAGTTTTTGGTGCCGGCGCACAGACCGAAACGGATCGAGTCGGTCCTGCTGGGAACCGAGGAGAGCCTGCCGCTGGACGATGCCGTCCCGATGGAGTTCGGCGGACACAAGCTGCTCGTGCTGAAAACCGGCGAGGGAATCGCCGCCTTTTCCAGGCGTTGTACCGATCTGGGCTGCCTGGTGTCCTGGGACAAGCGGCGCGAAGAGTTTGTCTGTCCCTGCCACCAGGGCATTTACGATAAGCGTGGACTCAACATCGCGGGACCGCCGCCTCGCCCGTTGGACCGCTTTGACATCGTCAAACGGGGAGGACAGTTGTACGTCAACATTCAGAGCGCGTGA
- a CDS encoding cytochrome b, which translates to MASTTSPTPQVAESKSESKSWIDYIQKDLPEHLDWWPYTLGAIPLTLFGFLVTTGLLLTFYYVPSPGKAYESVEHITHEVYLGWFIRGVHKFSVDLMILFLLFHVIRVFLTRAYRTPGELKWVSGSIVLFVTFAMGFTGYSLIFDNVSYWGMTVVTNMLGSLPIVGTPLLYLLRGGEEVSDNTLLRLYDLHTKLLPVLLVVLVGGHVITVRLIGFADVAGSRSFHPFYPVHTLYMGAVAVGLLLLIVDLVMIFPPTLGPPANLQEVAADVSPPWYFSAPYMVISLLPGPVALWGLLAGAGLFVVYPFVDRALAQRGWPMGLINGVVGAIALGTMIVLMYLDTRM; encoded by the coding sequence ATGGCATCGACTACATCACCAACACCGCAAGTAGCCGAATCGAAAAGTGAAAGCAAGAGCTGGATCGACTATATCCAGAAGGACCTGCCCGAGCATCTGGATTGGTGGCCCTACACGCTCGGAGCGATTCCGCTGACGTTGTTCGGGTTCCTGGTGACGACCGGGCTGCTGTTGACTTTCTACTATGTGCCGTCGCCGGGGAAGGCCTATGAGAGCGTCGAGCACATTACGCACGAGGTGTACCTGGGCTGGTTCATACGGGGCGTCCATAAGTTTTCCGTGGATCTCATGATCCTGTTCCTGCTGTTCCACGTGATCCGTGTGTTTCTCACGCGCGCCTACCGGACGCCGGGAGAATTGAAATGGGTAAGTGGCTCGATCGTCCTGTTCGTGACGTTCGCGATGGGGTTCACCGGCTACTCATTGATTTTTGACAATGTCTCCTACTGGGGCATGACGGTCGTCACCAATATGCTGGGCTCGTTGCCGATCGTCGGGACACCGCTTCTCTACCTGCTGCGCGGAGGCGAAGAGGTTTCCGACAACACGTTGTTGCGGCTCTATGACCTGCACACCAAGTTGCTGCCGGTGCTGCTCGTCGTGCTGGTGGGCGGGCACGTCATCACCGTGCGGTTGATCGGCTTCGCGGATGTGGCCGGGAGCCGCAGCTTCCATCCGTTCTATCCGGTTCACACCCTGTATATGGGGGCCGTCGCCGTGGGGCTGCTGTTGTTGATCGTGGATCTGGTCATGATCTTTCCGCCGACCTTGGGGCCGCCCGCCAATCTTCAAGAGGTTGCAGCGGACGTGTCGCCGCCCTGGTATTTCTCCGCGCCTTATATGGTGATTTCTTTGCTCCCGGGACCGGTCGCCTTGTGGGGGTTGCTTGCTGGCGCGGGGTTGTTCGTCGTCTATCCGTTCGTGGATCGCGCGCTGGCGCAGCGGGGTTGGCCGATGGGTCTCATCAATGGGGTGGTGGGGGCGATCGCCCTTGGGACGATGATCGTCCTGATGTATCTGGACACGAGGATGTGA
- a CDS encoding multiheme c-type cytochrome produces MDDLDNKLENKTEPAHGGNGALNFTRYMIGGLCLILFLALTGVGYVQVEERREGGIRPFVSAENKKCIDCHLAKDVSVGGINDWKVSRHAPKGIGCVECHRAEKGDADAYDHEGFLISTLVTPKDCMRCHDKEAGQFERSHHAKAAQFIGSLDNFLGNVVEGPEVGTTGCAGCHGSVVKVMENGKLHPSTWPNSGIGRVNPDGSKGTCSACHARHGFSVAQARQPESCGRCHMGPDHPQIEAYYESKHGVLFTANKDKMKLSHPKDAWLPGKDYQFPTCATCHMSATSTQEVTHDVGDRISWTLRPVISTRLENHEARRKAMTQVCSSCHSEQIVERFFTQMDSGIALYNEKFGKPAKVAMDRLKELGKITPTPFDEEIEWVFYELWHHEGRRARHGLSKMAPDYVHWQGFYEVAKHFYVKFLPKVRELSPAVAKDLLAQETHRWMEKGMTKDEIAQMLEFYDKEMQGKRGGG; encoded by the coding sequence ATGGATGATCTGGATAACAAACTGGAGAACAAGACAGAGCCGGCGCATGGGGGCAACGGCGCCCTGAATTTCACTCGCTACATGATCGGCGGGTTGTGTCTGATCCTGTTTCTGGCCCTGACCGGGGTCGGTTACGTGCAGGTGGAAGAGCGACGCGAGGGCGGCATCAGGCCGTTTGTCTCGGCGGAGAACAAGAAGTGTATTGATTGCCACCTGGCGAAGGATGTCTCGGTAGGTGGGATCAACGATTGGAAGGTCAGCCGCCACGCGCCGAAAGGGATCGGCTGCGTCGAATGTCACCGGGCGGAAAAGGGCGACGCCGATGCCTACGACCATGAAGGTTTCCTGATCTCCACGCTCGTGACCCCCAAGGATTGCATGCGCTGCCATGACAAGGAGGCTGGTCAGTTCGAACGGTCCCATCATGCCAAGGCCGCCCAATTCATCGGTTCGTTGGACAATTTTCTCGGCAACGTCGTGGAGGGGCCGGAGGTCGGCACGACCGGATGCGCCGGTTGCCATGGGAGCGTGGTCAAGGTGATGGAAAACGGGAAGCTCCATCCCTCGACCTGGCCGAATTCGGGGATTGGCCGGGTGAACCCCGACGGATCGAAAGGCACCTGTTCTGCCTGCCATGCGCGGCACGGGTTCTCCGTGGCGCAAGCGCGGCAGCCGGAGAGCTGTGGGCGTTGTCACATGGGGCCGGACCATCCGCAAATCGAGGCCTACTATGAAAGCAAGCACGGGGTCCTGTTCACGGCAAACAAGGACAAGATGAAGCTCAGCCATCCAAAAGACGCCTGGTTGCCCGGGAAGGACTATCAATTCCCCACCTGTGCCACCTGCCACATGAGCGCGACCTCGACCCAGGAGGTGACGCACGATGTCGGAGACCGAATCAGTTGGACCCTGCGTCCGGTGATTTCGACGCGCTTGGAAAACCACGAGGCCAGGCGCAAGGCCATGACCCAGGTTTGCTCGTCCTGCCACAGCGAGCAGATCGTCGAGCGGTTCTTCACGCAGATGGATAGCGGGATCGCGCTCTATAACGAGAAGTTCGGCAAGCCGGCGAAGGTCGCCATGGACCGGCTGAAGGAACTGGGGAAGATCACGCCCACGCCGTTCGACGAGGAAATCGAATGGGTGTTCTACGAACTCTGGCACCATGAAGGCCGGCGCGCCCGCCATGGCCTGTCCAAGATGGCGCCGGATTACGTGCATTGGCAGGGCTTTTACGAGGTGGCCAAACACTTCTATGTCAAATTTCTTCCAAAAGTGAGGGAGCTGTCTCCGGCGGTCGCCAAGGATCTCCTGGCGCAGGAGACACACCGATGGATGGAGAAAGGCATGACCAAGGACGAGATTGCACAGATGCTGGAGTTTTACGACAAGGAGATGCAAGGCAAGCGCGGCGGCGGATAA
- a CDS encoding ferredoxin--nitrite reductase translates to MNKIEAIKRERDGLVVRDLIAHYAAAGWQSIPEADVQRLKWHGLFLRNPTAGFFMLRVRIPGGLTTTCQLRVLADLAGTYGNGLLDVTTRQQIQLRHLRIEDVPAVFARMEEVGLTSLQTGMDNVRNVMTCPVSGLSPDEIVDSIGLARAINEEVIGNATFSNLPRKLNVAVTGCPHNCVHMETQDLALVPAYYDLGHDRCVGFNVLVGGKLGSGGYRIATPLDVFVSPEEALEVCRAILEVYRDHGPRENRTQARLAFLIDAWGEARFRAEVEARVGKPLRPAGVDARKHGEQDHVGIFRQRQRGMNYVGLKVLVGRVTAGDLVKVLDLADKYGNGEVRLAPNQALIIPNVSDRKVGELAEEPLLKRFTYNPNALYRGLVSCVGSDYCNLAVIETKSRAVQTAKALEARLSTTLKPITMHWSGCPAGCGNHLVADVGLLGKKAKVDGKVVEAVDVYIGGRSGPDPKPAIKLMEDIPCERLPMVLEGLLPYHTREKMHRVRGREQRKPAAAAPPATERAACRVA, encoded by the coding sequence ATGAACAAGATCGAGGCCATCAAACGAGAGCGAGACGGACTGGTGGTTCGGGACCTGATTGCCCACTACGCGGCGGCCGGGTGGCAATCGATTCCGGAGGCTGACGTCCAGCGGCTCAAGTGGCATGGCCTCTTCTTGCGCAACCCGACGGCGGGGTTCTTCATGCTCCGCGTGCGGATTCCCGGAGGGCTGACGACGACGTGCCAGTTGCGGGTGTTGGCGGACCTGGCTGGGACCTATGGGAACGGTTTGCTGGATGTGACAACGCGCCAACAAATCCAGCTTCGGCACCTGCGGATCGAAGACGTCCCCGCAGTGTTTGCTAGGATGGAAGAAGTCGGACTGACATCGCTGCAAACCGGCATGGACAACGTGCGGAACGTGATGACCTGTCCGGTGTCAGGGCTCAGTCCGGATGAGATCGTGGACAGCATAGGACTGGCGCGGGCTATCAACGAGGAGGTTATCGGAAACGCGACCTTTTCCAATTTGCCCAGGAAACTGAATGTGGCCGTGACCGGCTGCCCGCACAACTGTGTCCACATGGAAACGCAAGATCTGGCCTTGGTCCCCGCCTACTACGATCTGGGCCATGACCGTTGCGTCGGCTTCAATGTGCTGGTGGGCGGCAAGCTTGGCTCCGGCGGGTATCGCATCGCCACGCCCCTGGATGTCTTTGTGAGTCCGGAAGAGGCGCTGGAAGTCTGTCGGGCGATCCTGGAAGTCTATCGCGACCATGGGCCCAGGGAGAATCGCACGCAGGCGAGATTGGCCTTTTTGATCGACGCCTGGGGAGAGGCCCGGTTCAGAGCGGAGGTTGAAGCGCGGGTGGGAAAACCTCTGCGGCCGGCCGGCGTCGATGCTCGGAAGCATGGTGAGCAAGACCATGTTGGGATCTTCCGGCAACGGCAACGGGGGATGAACTATGTGGGACTGAAGGTCCTCGTTGGACGGGTCACGGCGGGCGATCTCGTGAAGGTGCTCGATCTGGCTGATAAGTACGGCAACGGGGAGGTGCGCCTGGCGCCCAATCAAGCGCTGATCATTCCCAATGTCAGCGATCGGAAGGTCGGTGAGCTGGCCGAGGAACCCTTGCTCAAACGATTCACCTACAATCCCAATGCCCTCTATCGGGGTCTCGTGAGTTGTGTCGGGAGCGACTACTGCAACCTGGCGGTGATCGAAACCAAATCGCGAGCGGTCCAGACGGCCAAGGCGCTGGAGGCAAGACTGAGCACGACCTTGAAGCCGATCACCATGCACTGGTCGGGCTGTCCGGCCGGCTGCGGCAACCATCTGGTGGCGGACGTGGGCTTGCTGGGCAAAAAAGCCAAGGTCGATGGCAAAGTGGTCGAGGCGGTGGATGTCTATATCGGTGGGCGGTCCGGGCCGGACCCCAAACCGGCGATCAAGCTCATGGAGGACATCCCCTGCGAGAGGTTGCCGATGGTCCTCGAAGGGCTGCTCCCGTATCACACGAGGGAGAAGATGCATCGGGTGCGGGGCCGCGAACAAAGGAAGCCGGCGGCGGCTGCGCCTCCGGCGACTGAGCGCGCGGCCTGCCGGGTCGCGTGA
- a CDS encoding type II toxin-antitoxin system Phd/YefM family antitoxin, whose protein sequence is MSLLHRGALVQIGLRDANQQFSRLIKAVRGGREVLLTERGRPLAVIRPIHPSDQTESAIRRLETAGFLRPAAKRGVLPSWKPRVLRGESLSKTVREGRDDR, encoded by the coding sequence ATGTCACTACTTCATAGGGGTGCACTGGTGCAGATTGGTCTTCGTGATGCGAACCAGCAATTCTCTCGGCTGATAAAGGCTGTCAGGGGTGGCCGGGAAGTGTTGTTAACGGAGCGTGGTAGGCCGCTCGCAGTGATTCGGCCCATTCACCCCTCTGACCAAACCGAGTCGGCCATCCGAAGGCTTGAGACGGCCGGATTCCTGAGGCCGGCAGCCAAGCGGGGGGTACTGCCGTCCTGGAAGCCACGGGTGCTGCGTGGTGAATCACTGTCCAAGACGGTTCGCGAAGGGCGAGATGACCGGTGA
- a CDS encoding type II toxin-antitoxin system VapC family toxin: protein MTPAPWAYFDTSMLVKRYVKEAGSSVARKLFQRYRFLSSAVAPVEVLSALARRRAAGELTQRDFLAIRARLHKDRAYWELIEVGPIVLSHAEELVEKTGLRTLDALHVASALSFQAAVSLTIPFVTADIRQREAAEALSLNLVWVE from the coding sequence GTGACGCCGGCGCCCTGGGCCTATTTTGACACCAGCATGTTGGTGAAACGATACGTCAAGGAAGCAGGGTCCTCTGTTGCGCGAAAACTATTCCAGCGGTATCGGTTTCTTTCTTCCGCCGTGGCTCCAGTCGAAGTCCTCTCTGCGTTGGCCCGAAGGAGAGCCGCCGGCGAATTGACCCAGCGTGACTTTCTCGCTATTCGGGCAAGACTTCACAAGGATCGGGCTTACTGGGAGTTGATTGAAGTCGGGCCAATCGTGCTCAGTCATGCCGAAGAGCTAGTCGAGAAAACAGGGCTCAGAACGCTCGATGCCCTGCATGTCGCATCCGCACTCAGCTTCCAGGCTGCTGTTAGCTTGACCATTCCCTTCGTTACCGCTGATATAAGGCAGCGCGAAGCGGCGGAAGCGCTATCCCTCAATCTGGTGTGGGTGGAATAG
- a CDS encoding type II toxin-antitoxin system RelE family toxin gives MAADPECGEPLLRELDGLWKFRVRRFRIVYAVNRKTRTIRIMTVCHRQFIYEELASQHRKKDEPALFMTVRRVPPVAS, from the coding sequence ATTGCTGCTGACCCCGAATGTGGCGAGCCACTGCTGCGCGAACTCGACGGACTGTGGAAGTTTCGCGTTCGCCGGTTCCGCATTGTCTACGCCGTCAATCGGAAGACCCGCACGATTCGCATCATGACCGTCTGCCATCGCCAATTTATCTATGAAGAGCTCGCCTCGCAGCATCGAAAGAAGGATGAGCCCGCATTATTCATGACGGTTCGTCGCGTTCCACCCGTTGCATCGTGA
- a CDS encoding RHS repeat-associated core domain-containing protein: MSSSGDGRDGAIYNYDANGNLISGGGRTYTYNLENKPLTISHNGETTSFVYDGDGGRVKKIAGTTTTRYIDRFYECDNTSCTRFIFAGDTRIASVAVTTGAVHYWHQDHLGSSSVITDGTGALVQTLTYYPYGETRTNESSATPTVDVPYKYTDQELDNETGLYNYNARLYDAEIGRFISPDSIVQNYTDPQTLNRYSYARNSPLLYTDPSGHIFGIDDILIGVAIGAILRGTTSAVTGGDFLQGMAIGAVTGGFMGGASAITSGIAATAEQAALIYGLAGGGAGATSSAMTRSDIGMGALTGSVFGAASSFGTPSFRPFGNMEWGSIGNRLFNSALTGSVFGATYAGITGGEIGRAAMWGAVGWAAGEAANMAIGHAYGYIASDMTKPTFNDGVFVYNVDTPGLVTFGNVIAGPEIQLGDPLYRDKQLVPGKTIRDHEVGHMPQGTQFGLAYIPAHAASLTVGGAVGFINGTGFIDGSHRFGLLERYYHPVPQW; this comes from the coding sequence GTGAGTTCTTCGGGCGATGGCCGCGACGGGGCAATCTACAACTACGACGCCAACGGCAACCTGATCAGCGGCGGCGGGCGGACGTACACGTATAACCTCGAGAATAAGCCGCTGACGATCTCCCACAACGGTGAAACGACTTCGTTCGTCTACGACGGCGATGGCGGGCGGGTGAAGAAGATCGCCGGGACGACGACCACACGCTATATCGATCGGTTCTATGAGTGCGACAACACGAGTTGCACGCGGTTCATCTTCGCCGGGGACACCCGCATCGCCTCGGTGGCGGTCACGACGGGGGCCGTCCACTATTGGCATCAAGACCACCTGGGCTCCAGCAGCGTCATCACCGACGGTACGGGCGCTCTGGTGCAAACGCTGACCTACTATCCTTACGGGGAGACGCGGACCAACGAGAGCAGCGCCACCCCGACGGTGGATGTTCCCTATAAATACACCGATCAAGAACTCGACAATGAGACGGGGCTCTACAACTACAACGCACGGCTGTATGATGCCGAAATCGGAAGGTTTATCTCACCGGACAGCATTGTGCAGAACTATACCGACCCGCAGACACTGAATCGATATAGCTATGCACGAAACAGTCCGCTGCTCTATACCGATCCAAGCGGGCATATCTTTGGCATAGACGATATTCTCATTGGGGTTGCAATCGGGGCCATATTGAGGGGTACCACATCGGCAGTGACAGGCGGGGATTTCTTGCAGGGCATGGCAATCGGCGCGGTTACCGGTGGTTTTATGGGAGGGGCAAGTGCCATTACGTCCGGGATCGCAGCAACAGCAGAACAAGCAGCGCTCATATATGGCCTAGCGGGGGGAGGCGCAGGTGCGACATCTTCGGCGATGACCCGTTCAGATATCGGAATGGGGGCCTTGACTGGCAGCGTGTTTGGCGCGGCAAGCTCATTCGGGACTCCGAGCTTCAGACCATTTGGGAATATGGAATGGGGAAGTATCGGGAACAGACTGTTCAACAGCGCTTTGACAGGATCGGTTTTTGGTGCAACCTATGCCGGGATAACCGGAGGCGAGATTGGACGGGCTGCGATGTGGGGAGCGGTAGGCTGGGCTGCCGGAGAAGCGGCGAACATGGCGATCGGGCATGCCTATGGTTATATTGCATCGGACATGACAAAGCCTACATTCAACGACGGAGTGTTTGTCTATAATGTCGATACACCAGGATTGGTTACCTTCGGAAATGTCATCGCTGGACCAGAAATACAACTTGGTGATCCTTTATATAGGGATAAGCAGTTAGTTCCAGGAAAGACCATTAGAGACCATGAAGTTGGTCATATGCCACAAGGGACTCAATTTGGGCTGGCATACATTCCAGCTCATGCAGCTTCTTTGACCGTAGGTGGAGCAGTTGGATTTATAAATGGAACGGGGTTCATAGATGGTTCTCATAGGTTTGGTCTCCTTGAACGTTATTATCATCCGGTGCCACAATGGTAA